The following coding sequences lie in one Streptobacillus canis genomic window:
- a CDS encoding TrkH family potassium uptake protein, which translates to MGKKISPYILILISFISIILIGATFLTFSFSLQKGVNISFFEALFTATSAVTVTGLSILDVSKTFNDFGTLVILILIQLGGLGILTFSSLIVLLVSKKIGYYTKKIVKEDLNFEDKFDIYLYIKKVAMVVFGIEFLGAFFLLSNFLKTYTLGKAIFYSIFHSISAFCNAGFSLYSNNLEGFVDNIHVNIVIAFLIFTGGVGFAAIIDVYDYIRGKSRRVTINTKFSLYITFSLLFIGMFSFLILEYTNSSSIGEMSFLKKVLASFFQSVSLRTAGFNTVNINELRIPTVLIACLLMFIGASPGSTGGGIKTNTVGIIFLGIRASLKNKEDILFSKRRISFRTFNKAAALLLIAISYVFVIFVLMSIFESDKDIVKVLFELVSAMGTVGLSMGLTSSLTIYSKALLILTMFLGRVGLLTVVLSLSGTTEKGKYTYPEENILIG; encoded by the coding sequence ATGGGGAAAAAAATATCACCGTATATTTTGATACTTATCTCATTTATATCAATAATACTAATAGGAGCGACATTTTTAACTTTTAGTTTTAGTTTGCAAAAAGGAGTAAATATTAGTTTTTTTGAAGCATTATTTACTGCAACATCAGCTGTAACAGTAACAGGTTTATCTATACTTGATGTAAGTAAAACTTTTAATGATTTTGGGACTTTAGTTATATTGATATTGATACAACTTGGAGGATTAGGGATTTTAACTTTCTCTTCTTTAATAGTATTGTTAGTATCAAAAAAAATAGGATATTATACAAAAAAAATTGTGAAAGAAGATTTAAATTTTGAGGATAAATTTGATATTTATTTATATATAAAAAAGGTGGCAATGGTTGTATTTGGAATAGAATTTTTAGGTGCATTTTTTCTTTTATCAAATTTTTTAAAAACTTATACATTAGGTAAAGCTATTTTTTATTCGATTTTTCATTCAATTTCTGCTTTTTGTAATGCAGGTTTTTCATTATATAGTAATAATTTAGAGGGGTTTGTTGATAATATACATGTTAATATAGTTATTGCGTTTTTAATATTTACAGGAGGGGTAGGTTTTGCAGCAATAATTGATGTGTATGATTATATTAGAGGAAAAAGTAGAAGAGTTACGATTAATACAAAATTTTCTTTATATATTACTTTTTCATTACTATTTATAGGTATGTTTTCATTTTTAATTCTTGAATATACAAATAGTAGTAGTATAGGAGAAATGTCATTTTTAAAGAAAGTATTAGCAAGTTTCTTTCAATCTGTAAGCTTAAGAACAGCAGGATTTAATACAGTTAATATAAATGAATTAAGAATACCTACAGTATTAATTGCATGTCTATTAATGTTTATTGGAGCATCACCTGGATCTACAGGTGGAGGTATTAAAACAAATACTGTAGGAATAATATTTTTAGGAATTAGAGCTTCGTTAAAAAATAAAGAGGATATATTATTTTCAAAAAGAAGAATTTCATTTAGAACTTTCAATAAAGCAGCTGCATTATTATTAATAGCAATTTCTTATGTTTTTGTAATATTTGTATTAATGAGTATTTTTGAAAGCGATAAAGATATTGTGAAAGTATTATTTGAATTAGTTTCAGCTATGGGGACAGTAGGTTTAAGTATGGGATTAACATCTTCTCTTACTATATATTCAAAAGCGTTATTAATTTTAACGATGTTTTTAGGAAGAGTTGGTTTACTGACTGTAGTTTTATCTTTATCAGGTACAACAGAAAAAGGAAAATATACATATCCAGAAGAAAATATATTAATTGGTTAG
- a CDS encoding potassium channel family protein, with amino-acid sequence MKNYLVIGLGEFGKSVAKTLYKNGNTVLALDSSEELVRQALEEEIVDEAIILDVTDETTLKNIVKDDFEIAFVCIGSNIQASILVTLQLKELGINKIICKAVSHTQGKVLKKIGADMVVYPEESMGEKIALASLRPTVVEHFRFSEEYSVFEIIMPEEFVGKTLKDLDLRNKYEANVMAVKYGDGTMNVTPSPNDILKEDEMLVMLLKTEMIDKIIK; translated from the coding sequence ATGAAAAATTATTTAGTAATAGGGTTAGGAGAATTTGGTAAGTCTGTTGCAAAGACATTATATAAAAATGGTAATACAGTTTTAGCACTTGATTCATCAGAAGAATTAGTAAGACAAGCATTAGAAGAAGAGATAGTAGATGAAGCAATAATATTAGATGTAACAGATGAAACAACATTAAAAAATATTGTAAAAGATGATTTTGAAATTGCATTTGTATGTATAGGAAGTAACATACAAGCGAGTATTTTAGTTACATTACAATTGAAAGAATTAGGAATTAATAAAATAATATGTAAAGCAGTATCTCATACTCAAGGGAAAGTACTTAAAAAAATTGGTGCAGATATGGTTGTATACCCAGAAGAATCAATGGGAGAAAAAATTGCTTTAGCATCACTTAGACCAACAGTTGTGGAGCATTTTAGATTTTCAGAAGAATATTCTGTATTTGAAATAATAATGCCTGAAGAATTTGTTGGAAAAACATTAAAAGATTTAGATTTAAGAAATAAATATGAAGCTAACGTTATGGCAGTAAAATATGGAGATGGAACTATGAATGTTACACCTAGTCCAAATGATATTTTAAAAGAAGATGAAATGTTAGTAATGTTACTTAAAACAGAGATGATAGATAAAATAATTAAATAG
- the mnmG gene encoding tRNA uridine-5-carboxymethylaminomethyl(34) synthesis enzyme MnmG, with protein MNNKYDVLVVGAGHAGIEAALASARLGLKTAMFTITLDNIGVMSCNPSIGGPAKSHLVKELDALGGQMAKTIDKSFVQIRILNTKKGPAVRALRSQADRKIYARNMKKIVENQENLDVVQDIVTELIYEKDTEKDFVVKGLKTKNGLEFIGKSVIICSGTFLNGLLYVGDKILEGGRMGELSAKDLTSSLVDMGLKVRRFKTGTSPRIDARTINFDILEEQPGETGKVIKFSNSTPNEVIENTKQLSCYISRTNLDLHRIIRDNLNRSPLYNGTIKDSVGPRYCPSIEDKVMKFNDKDSHHLFLEPEGFDTNEVYISGLSTSYPADLQQEMVRQIEGLENARIMRYGYAVEYDFVNPNELEYTLETKKAKGLYLAGQINGTSGYEEAAVQGLLAGINASLAIKGEEPLLLERNNSYIATLIDDLITKEIEEPYRMFTARSEYRLILREDNADLRLAHIGHKIGLVDDETYAKVLEKLNNVEKTIEILENTKLGVSNKKLVEVLEKNNETLKSGTTLKELLRRPSFTYDDIKYIAEDISNMENICFDEETEYQIEVQIKYEGYINKANAMIEKQRKLEEKIIPAELDFFEIKGITGEAKQKLNERKPHTVGQASRIAGVTPADISVLLMYLDGKIKL; from the coding sequence ATGAATAATAAATATGATGTACTAGTAGTTGGAGCAGGTCATGCAGGTATTGAAGCAGCTCTTGCTAGTGCAAGACTTGGATTAAAAACAGCTATGTTTACAATCACTTTAGATAATATAGGGGTAATGTCTTGTAACCCTTCTATAGGTGGTCCTGCAAAATCTCATTTAGTAAAAGAGTTAGATGCTCTAGGTGGACAAATGGCTAAGACAATAGATAAATCATTTGTACAAATTAGAATATTAAATACAAAAAAAGGTCCAGCTGTAAGAGCATTAAGATCACAGGCAGATAGAAAAATTTATGCTAGAAATATGAAAAAAATTGTAGAAAATCAAGAAAATCTTGATGTTGTACAAGATATAGTTACTGAACTAATTTATGAAAAAGATACTGAAAAAGATTTTGTTGTTAAAGGATTAAAAACAAAAAATGGATTAGAATTTATTGGAAAAAGTGTAATTATATGTTCAGGGACTTTTTTAAATGGATTATTATATGTAGGTGATAAAATACTTGAAGGTGGAAGAATGGGAGAACTTTCAGCTAAAGATTTAACTTCATCATTAGTTGATATGGGACTAAAAGTTAGAAGATTTAAAACTGGGACTTCACCTAGAATAGATGCAAGAACAATAAATTTTGATATATTAGAAGAGCAACCTGGAGAAACTGGTAAGGTAATTAAATTTTCTAATTCAACACCAAATGAAGTTATTGAAAATACGAAACAACTATCATGCTATATTTCAAGAACAAATTTAGATTTACATAGAATAATTAGAGATAATTTAAATAGATCTCCATTATATAATGGAACAATAAAAGATTCAGTAGGACCTAGATATTGTCCATCTATTGAAGATAAGGTAATGAAATTTAATGATAAAGACTCACATCATTTATTCTTAGAACCTGAAGGATTTGATACTAATGAAGTATATATCTCAGGATTATCAACATCTTATCCTGCAGATCTACAACAAGAAATGGTAAGACAAATTGAAGGTTTAGAAAATGCAAGAATAATGAGATATGGATATGCGGTAGAGTATGATTTTGTAAATCCAAATGAATTAGAATATACATTAGAAACAAAAAAGGCTAAAGGGCTATATCTAGCAGGGCAGATTAATGGAACTAGTGGATATGAAGAAGCAGCTGTTCAAGGATTACTTGCAGGTATAAATGCAAGTTTAGCTATAAAAGGAGAAGAACCTTTATTACTTGAAAGAAATAATTCATATATTGCAACATTAATAGATGATTTAATAACTAAAGAAATTGAAGAACCTTATAGAATGTTTACTGCAAGATCAGAATATAGATTAATATTAAGAGAAGATAATGCAGATTTAAGATTAGCTCATATTGGTCATAAAATTGGTTTAGTTGATGATGAAACATATGCTAAAGTATTAGAAAAACTAAATAATGTTGAAAAAACAATTGAAATACTTGAAAATACTAAACTTGGGGTAAGTAATAAAAAATTAGTAGAAGTTTTAGAAAAAAATAATGAGACTTTAAAGAGCGGAACAACACTGAAAGAATTATTACGTAGACCAAGCTTTACATATGATGATATTAAATACATTGCAGAAGATATAAGTAATATGGAAAATATTTGTTTTGATGAAGAAACTGAGTATCAAATAGAAGTTCAAATAAAATATGAAGGATATATCAATAAAGCAAATGCAATGATAGAAAAACAAAGAAAATTAGAAGAAAAAATTATACCAGCTGAATTAGATTTTTTTGAAATTAAAGGTATAACAGGGGAAGCTAAACAAAAATTAAATGAAAGAAAACCTCATACAGTTGGACAAGCATCACGTATCGCAGGTGTTACACCAGCAGATATTTCAGTACTATTAATGTACTTAGATGGCAAGATAAAATTATAG
- a CDS encoding ribonuclease J, with amino-acid sequence MEKKETTFSKKKKEIDEKIKAVKQLFEEELLASTKTTATKAKKTRKKEEKVEVVEKIVEKVVEKNNEITTDKTYIIPLGGIEEIGKNMTVIQYRDEMIVIDAGLTFPEDEHLGIDLIIPSFEYLSANLAKVKALLITHGHEDHIGAVPYFYQKLGSDIPMYGGKLSLELALAKFEKVVTKKPKCVFISNRNEVKIGKYFTVEFISVTHSIPDCYAIRIKTPTSTILHTGDFKVDLTPVNDEKFDFGRLATIGEEGVDLLLSDSTNAQVPGSTPSESVVGRSIDAEVAKATGRVILASFASHVHRIQQIILIAQKYGRKIAIDGRSMLKIFEICSKLGYLKIPKSMIITLEQAENMAENKVMIICTGTQGEPLSVLSRIANGSHKSISLRANDKVIISGSPIPGNEKAAYKNINQLLKKEASVVFEKIMGIHVSGHGCQEEQKLMLNLIKPKYFMPVHGEYVMLKKHKDLAMQVGVPEENIILAENGSKLELTPTSFKNVGKVPSGAVYIYGDSVGNVREHILRERQSLADNGVLTISIAQNSDLKFIGDPIIFSKGFLYKKDDSTSQISESMKEVVKAKLASLEQAKEQDIEKIKIGIVNTLNNFFNDNIGKVPTVIVTVVRV; translated from the coding sequence ATGGAAAAAAAAGAAACAACTTTTTCTAAAAAGAAAAAGGAAATTGATGAAAAAATTAAAGCTGTAAAACAACTATTTGAAGAAGAATTATTAGCTTCAACTAAAACTACAGCAACTAAAGCAAAAAAGACTAGAAAAAAAGAAGAAAAAGTAGAAGTTGTCGAAAAGATTGTTGAAAAAGTTGTTGAAAAAAACAATGAGATAACAACAGATAAGACATATATCATACCATTAGGTGGGATTGAAGAAATTGGTAAAAATATGACTGTTATACAATATAGAGATGAAATGATAGTTATAGATGCTGGACTTACATTCCCAGAAGATGAACATTTAGGAATTGATTTAATTATTCCTAGTTTTGAATATTTATCAGCAAATTTAGCTAAAGTAAAAGCATTATTAATAACACATGGACATGAAGACCATATAGGAGCTGTACCATATTTTTATCAAAAATTAGGCTCAGATATACCTATGTATGGAGGTAAATTAAGCTTAGAATTAGCACTTGCAAAATTTGAGAAAGTAGTTACTAAAAAACCTAAATGTGTATTTATTTCAAACAGAAATGAAGTTAAAATTGGTAAGTATTTTACAGTAGAATTTATAAGCGTAACACACTCTATACCAGATTGTTATGCAATTAGAATTAAAACTCCAACTAGTACAATATTACATACAGGAGATTTTAAAGTAGATTTAACACCAGTTAATGATGAAAAATTTGATTTTGGAAGGTTAGCAACTATTGGAGAAGAAGGTGTAGATTTATTACTTTCAGATAGTACAAATGCACAAGTTCCAGGTTCAACTCCATCAGAATCAGTTGTTGGAAGAAGTATAGATGCAGAAGTTGCAAAAGCAACTGGAAGAGTAATTTTAGCATCATTTGCTTCACATGTACATAGAATACAGCAAATTATACTAATAGCTCAAAAATATGGTAGAAAAATTGCTATTGATGGTAGAAGTATGTTAAAAATATTTGAGATTTGCTCAAAACTTGGGTATTTAAAGATTCCAAAAAGTATGATAATCACATTAGAACAAGCAGAAAATATGGCTGAAAATAAAGTAATGATTATATGTACTGGAACTCAAGGAGAACCTTTATCAGTATTATCTAGAATAGCAAATGGATCACATAAGTCTATTTCACTTAGAGCAAATGATAAAGTAATAATTTCTGGTTCACCAATACCAGGAAATGAAAAAGCAGCATATAAAAATATAAACCAACTTCTAAAAAAAGAAGCTTCAGTAGTATTTGAGAAAATTATGGGAATACATGTTTCAGGTCATGGTTGCCAAGAGGAACAAAAATTAATGTTGAATCTAATAAAGCCTAAGTACTTTATGCCAGTACATGGTGAATATGTAATGCTAAAAAAACATAAAGATTTAGCAATGCAAGTTGGAGTACCTGAAGAGAATATAATTCTAGCAGAAAATGGTTCTAAACTTGAATTAACTCCAACAAGTTTTAAAAATGTAGGAAAAGTTCCAAGTGGGGCTGTATATATTTATGGAGATAGTGTTGGAAATGTTAGAGAACATATTTTAAGAGAGAGACAATCTCTTGCAGATAATGGTGTTCTAACTATATCTATTGCACAAAATTCTGATCTTAAGTTTATTGGAGATCCAATAATATTTAGTAAAGGATTCTTGTATAAAAAAGATGATAGTACTTCACAAATTTCTGAAAGCATGAAAGAGGTTGTAAAAGCAAAACTTGCATCACTTGAACAAGCAAAAGAACAAGATATAGAAAAAATTAAGATAGGAATTGTTAATACTTTAAATAATTTCTTTAATGATAATATAGGTAAAGTGCCAACAGTAATAGTAACAGTAGTTAGAGTATAA
- a CDS encoding uracil-DNA glycosylase family protein: MELILKDSINFNFNISDFALDPLNHTLITTGDSLDFFSEMKKIKSIKGKMKDSLSIRFIKYENQLFQSNDFYVVSSNDKVYKVDGKKKKIVEEVALPLNNVENVIVSKSGKIAYISNGILYINEISMESLKAFPLTDFGEGRFKIYISGENILIKHRKMYESSVNVVIFSLQHLKKISEITSTTNHIYSKIVGLNYLASTDEGYVEVWDILESQIKNSYKLSNYKITFIETDGNFYYFGNINGELIITDLEMNIVKKYKVFQDEIKRIRIYDSKVYILSFNNRMKIYDILNNDSKFDNAVINFMNGYKIHESFKEFFTIDRVAEIKRFIDNLEADYIDYTPSSDKIFKAFNQDILNIKVCIMGKDPYFQKGVATGLAFEVRSDSWMDEKVNTSLKNILKLIYKTYTGKFADISEIRNAILKKEFNILTPNEIFENWQKQGVLLLNSSLTTVVDKPGSHHKFWEDIINDLVEYISTKNQNIIYLLWGNDAAVMEKHILNGEIIKHNHPAICGNLKNENDFMLGKSFEKTKKYINWLGV, translated from the coding sequence ATGGAATTGATTTTAAAAGATAGCATTAACTTTAATTTCAACATATCAGACTTTGCATTAGATCCTTTAAATCATACACTAATTACAACTGGAGATTCGTTAGATTTTTTCTCTGAAATGAAAAAAATTAAGAGTATAAAAGGTAAAATGAAAGACTCTTTAAGTATTAGATTTATTAAATACGAAAATCAACTTTTTCAAAGTAATGATTTTTATGTAGTATCTTCTAATGACAAAGTATATAAAGTAGATGGAAAAAAGAAAAAAATTGTAGAAGAGGTAGCTCTTCCATTAAATAATGTTGAAAATGTAATTGTAAGTAAATCAGGAAAAATAGCATATATCTCCAATGGAATACTATATATAAATGAGATTAGTATGGAAAGTTTGAAAGCATTTCCACTAACTGATTTTGGAGAAGGTAGATTTAAAATATATATAAGTGGTGAGAATATTTTAATCAAGCATAGAAAAATGTATGAAAGTAGTGTAAATGTAGTAATATTTTCACTACAGCATTTAAAAAAGATATCTGAAATAACTTCAACAACTAATCATATCTATTCAAAAATAGTTGGTTTAAATTATTTAGCATCAACTGATGAAGGATATGTAGAGGTTTGGGATATACTTGAATCACAGATAAAAAATTCATATAAATTATCAAATTATAAAATAACTTTTATTGAAACTGATGGGAATTTTTATTATTTTGGTAATATCAATGGAGAACTAATAATTACAGATTTAGAAATGAATATAGTTAAAAAATACAAAGTATTTCAAGATGAAATAAAGAGAATTAGAATTTATGATTCTAAAGTATATATCTTATCATTTAATAACAGAATGAAAATATATGACATATTAAATAATGACAGCAAGTTTGATAATGCAGTAATAAATTTTATGAATGGGTATAAAATACATGAAAGTTTCAAAGAATTTTTTACAATAGATAGAGTTGCTGAAATTAAAAGATTTATAGATAATCTTGAAGCTGACTATATTGATTATACACCAAGTTCAGATAAAATATTTAAAGCATTTAATCAAGATATTTTAAATATTAAAGTATGTATTATGGGAAAAGATCCATATTTTCAAAAGGGAGTTGCAACAGGACTTGCTTTTGAAGTAAGAAGTGACAGTTGGATGGATGAAAAAGTAAATACTTCCTTAAAAAATATATTGAAATTAATATATAAAACATATACTGGTAAATTTGCAGATATATCTGAAATTAGAAATGCAATATTAAAAAAAGAATTTAATATACTAACACCAAATGAAATTTTTGAAAATTGGCAGAAGCAGGGTGTATTATTATTGAATTCTTCATTAACAACAGTAGTAGATAAACCGGGATCACATCATAAATTCTGGGAAGATATTATAAATGATTTAGTAGAATATATTAGTACAAAAAATCAAAATATCATTTATCTACTGTGGGGAAATGATGCAGCTGTAATGGAAAAACATATTTTAAATGGAGAAATTATTAAGCATAATCATCCTGCTATTTGTGGGAATTTAAAAAATGAAAATGATTTTATGCTAGGAAAGTCTTTTGAAAAAACAAAAAAATATATAAATTGGTTAGGAGTGTAG